The Candidatus Methylomirabilis tolerans genomic sequence ATGGCAACCCTTGGAGCCTCTCGTCGTAACGAGAAGCCAGGCCGTTGCGGCGCTTCACCCATTCTTCCAGGCGCGCCAGTTGACTTACACCTAGCGCTGCCTGGATATCGGTCATGCGGTAATTGAAGCCCAACGCCTGCTGCTCATAGGCCCAAGGTCCGGCGGGCGGCCGGGTCATGCGTTCAGGTTCACGGGTGATTCCGTGGGTCCGCAGCATCCCCATGCGCCAGGCGAGCTCTTCATCGTTGGTAAGCGCCATGCCGCCCTCGCCGGTGGTGATGATCTTGACCGGATGGAAACTGAATACGGTAATATGCGACCAGCGGCAACTGCCTACCGGCTCGCCGCGGCGTGAGGCACCGATAGCGTGAGAGGCATCCTCGATAACCTTGAAGCCGAATTCCTTCGCCAGTTCCCAAATGGCTTCCTGTTCGGTGGGTTGGCCGGCGAAGTGTACGGGCACGACTACCTTTGGCAGGCGTCCGCCTTGTTTGGCCTGAAACAGCTTCTCCTGCAGTCGGGGTAGACTCAGGTTCCACGTGGCTGGATCAATGTCGACAAAATCCACCCCGGCGCCGCAATAACGCCCGCAGTTAGCCGATGCCACGAAGGTGTTCGGTACCGTCCAGAGCCGGTCGCCTGGTCCCAGGTCCAGCGCCAGGCAGGCAATGTGCAGAGCCGAGGTGGCGGAATTCATCGCAACGGCGTACGTTGCCCCCACCTTTGCGGCGACCGCCTGCTCGAAACGCGGT encodes the following:
- the pseC gene encoding UDP-4-amino-4,6-dideoxy-N-acetyl-beta-L-altrosamine transaminase; protein product: MIPYGRQEISQADIDAVVDVLRSDFLTQGPMVPRFEQAVAAKVGATYAVAMNSATSALHIACLALDLGPGDRLWTVPNTFVASANCGRYCGAGVDFVDIDPATWNLSLPRLQEKLFQAKQGGRLPKVVVPVHFAGQPTEQEAIWELAKEFGFKVIEDASHAIGASRRGEPVGSCRWSHITVFSFHPVKIITTGEGGMALTNDEELAWRMGMLRTHGITREPERMTRPPAGPWAYEQQALGFNYRMTDIQAALGVSQLARLEEWVKRRNGLASRYDERLQGLPLRLPTVRPENYSAFHLYAVRIKPEVPKKTRREIFENLRAAGIGVNVHYMPVHLQPYYRDLGFKPGQFPEAEAHGEETITLPLYPTLTDTQQDRVVDTLRELFAA